Proteins encoded in a region of the Bacteroidota bacterium genome:
- a CDS encoding DUF4421 family protein has protein sequence MKFIAKSLILIFILTTSSLNSFAQFDTLYAIKYPSKLGLSIFQSKPSYQIDITQKMSIDTSGLSPIRYSTLAKNVTGIGFFYDKISLFVGFRSPINQDERIRKGRTNYSQLGFAITGVKLRIEGSLRSYKGFYDINSVNYIPDFTDSSAYFQNSYLVNRSLRAKAFYFLNRKKRFSYGAAYVNNVRQLKSAGSFIVATNLYHYSLNSPSIVPTYIQDYYGDWKKLNMFNVTAVTAGVGYTHTLTIFKRAFINVLFTLGLEEQHIITKSSETNKSLNIWRSQVSAFDFRSSFGFNSKEFFISIQNIVDGNNYRLSMFDVTNVYVSTFLNIGYRFPVKTPAFYKRIQDTKVYKAI, from the coding sequence TTGAAATTTATTGCAAAAAGTTTAATTCTAATTTTCATTCTGACAACAAGCAGTTTAAATTCGTTTGCTCAGTTTGATACTTTATATGCAATCAAATATCCATCAAAGCTAGGGCTCTCCATTTTTCAGAGTAAGCCATCATATCAGATTGACATTACCCAAAAAATGTCAATCGACACTTCAGGTCTTTCGCCAATCCGTTATTCAACACTTGCGAAGAACGTAACCGGTATTGGTTTTTTCTATGATAAAATTTCATTGTTTGTTGGTTTTAGATCTCCAATAAATCAGGATGAAAGAATTAGAAAAGGAAGAACAAATTATTCACAATTAGGTTTTGCGATCACGGGAGTAAAGTTAAGGATTGAAGGATCTTTGCGTTCCTATAAAGGATTTTACGATATCAATTCAGTTAATTATATTCCTGATTTTACAGACAGCTCTGCATATTTTCAGAATTCTTATTTGGTCAACCGCTCCTTGAGAGCAAAAGCATTTTATTTTCTAAACAGAAAAAAAAGATTTTCATATGGAGCAGCATATGTAAACAATGTCAGACAATTAAAATCTGCCGGTTCGTTTATAGTTGCTACCAATTTATATCATTACAGTCTCAATTCGCCGTCAATTGTGCCGACTTACATTCAGGATTATTATGGAGATTGGAAAAAACTGAATATGTTCAATGTGACAGCAGTTACTGCCGGAGTCGGATATACTCATACTCTGACCATTTTTAAAAGAGCATTTATAAATGTCTTGTTTACATTGGGTTTAGAAGAACAGCACATTATTACAAAATCATCAGAAACCAATAAAAGTTTAAATATCTGGCGGTCTCAGGTTAGCGCATTTGATTTCCGGTCATCGTTTGGATTCAATTCTAAAGAATTTTTTATAAGTATTCAAAATATTGTAGATGGCAATAATTATCGATTGTCAATGTTCGATGTTACAAATGTATACGTTTCTACTTTTCTTAATATAGGATATCGCTTTCCTGTAAAAACTCCGGCGTTTTATAAAAGAATTCAGGACACGAAAGTTTATAAAGCCATTTAA